The genomic DNA ACCATGGCGCCGTAGTGCGCGAAGAAGCTGCTTCCGGTCACCTCGCCCAACGTTGCAGCCTGGGCGACCAGGGCGTCCGACGCTGCCAGGTCGCCTGCGTAGACCCGGTTCGACAGCCGCAGCAGCATCGCCGACGGCAGGATGGCAAGCGCACCGGTGTCCACCGCCAACTCGACCAGCTTGGCCGACAGCGTCGACCAGGCCTCGAATTCCCAGGTGTTGTGCGCCAATCGGCACGCCAGAGGAAGCCAGCCCAGTCCTTCCTGCGACGAGAGTTCTCCTGTTCGATAGGCGGCCAGTGCGCGCTGAACCAGCGGCGCTCCCGCCCCGTAGCCCGCAACCGTGATCCGGGAAACGCCCTCGAGGAGCAGATCTGAGCGCGCCGGGTCCCCCGGTCTGCGCATCGCCAGGATCGCGGCCGCCACCTGCTCCACCCCAACGCCATCGGCCAATCGGCCGGCGGTGAGGGCGGCGTAGAGGGCATCGCGGTAGGTTTCGGTTGCCAACGCCGAGTCAAGTGGCTCAAGCTGTTTGGCCGCGCCGAGGAGTGCGGGCAGGCCCGCGCTCGCGCTCCGGAATGAGAAGAGACTTCGTCCGCGCACCAGCTCGGCGAGGGCGCACTCACGCTTCGTCAGCGGCAGAGTCCGGATGGCGTCGAGCAGTTCGAGAGCCTCGCCGAACTCACCGGCCTCGCTCTTGGCCTGTGCTGCGGCCAGCGAACGGGAGCCCCGACGACGCGGATCAGGTGTCAGTTCGGCGGCCCGGTCGAGAAACGCGGCCGCCGCGGCAGCACCGCCGCGTGCGCGGGCTCGGGTGGCCGCCAGCTCGAGGCCGGCGGCCACACCCTCATCGGGCCGACTTGCGGCACTTGCCAAGTGCCACGTGCGTCGATCGGGGTCATGATCGGGGTCCGTCGCCTCCGCCAACGCCCGGTGCACCTGCCGGTGCTGCGGTGTCGTCGCCGATCGGTAGGCCGCCGAGCGCACCAGCGGATGCCGGAACCTGACCATGGTGCCGACGGTGAGCAGGTCGCGCGCCTGCGCTTCGGCACTGGCGGCGACGATGTCGATATCCAACGCCACGGCCGCGCGCCGCAACAGCGCCACATCTCCCACCGGATCAGCCGCGGCGAGCAGCACCAGCAGCTGGGCTTCGGGTGACAATGAACGCAGGCGACGCAGGAAGCCCTTCTCAATCTGGCCGGCCAGCGGCTGGTCGTCCAGCCGGCCGGGCCCCACCGCCAATTGCGCGACCGTCAACTCACGTGGAAGTTCAAGGAGCGCAAGTGGATTCCCGCGAGATTCGGCCAGAATGCGATCGAGAACCCGGTCGTCGACGCGGCCCGGACAGCCCCTGGCCAGCAAGGTCCGGGCGTCGTGATCGCCCAGGCCCTCAATCTGCAGCGCGGGTAAATCCCTCAGCACATCGCCATCGGCCGGCTCACGTACCGCGAACAGCAGGACTACCCGCTCGGCCAGCAGCCTGCGTCCGACGAACGACAATGTCTGGGCTGAAATCCGATCCAACCAATGCGCGTCGTCGACCAGACACACCACCGGCCGCTGCGCGGCCACATCCGCCAGCAGGCTGAGGACGGCGAGGCCGACGAGGAAACGATCCGGAGGAGTTCCCGCGCTGAGCCCGAACGCCGTTTCCAACGCCGACCGTTGTGGGACAGGTAGCCGGTCGAAGTGTTTCCGGAATGGCGCGCACAGTCGGTGCAACCCGCCGAACGCGAGTTCTGCCTCTGCCTCGATTCCCGCGACCCGCACCACCCGGCAACGAGTGGCGTGGATGCCCACGTGGTCGAGTAGCGCGGTCTTGCCGATCCCGGCCTCCCCCCGCAACACCAGGGCCGCGCTGCGGCCGCCCGACACGGCCGTGATGACGTCGTCGAGGATTGAGCATTCCCGTTGCCGGCCGAGGAGGCGTTGCCGCGTTCCATCGAGTCGCTCCAACTCCTCGACGCGAGGCGTCTCGACAGGCCGGGCCAACCGACCTGAGGTATCGACACTCATGCGGCCCGTGAACTGGCGTAGTCGACGGCGAGAAGGTGCTCCAAATCCCGCCGGTCACCGGTGCGGGCGGCGTGAAGGAACGCGGTGGCAAGACGGCGGTGTGCGGCAATCAGGACCGCTGAGGTGCGCTCGCCGGCGTCGAGGCGGGTCTGGGCCCGGCGAACCAGTTGCCGCGCGGTGGCGGCACGGGTCCGCAGTAGCGCGGCGATGTCTGCGTACGCGTACCCGAACCCTCTGCGCAGCACGTAGGCGGCCAGCTCCCCTGGCGTCAACCTCGCCATCAGCAGGGCCAGCATCTCCTCGACCACCGCAGTCTGTTCGGTATGCAACATGGGTTCGTCCTCGACGGTGGCGGCCAGATAATCCAATGGCGACGCGGTCGGCGCTTCGTAGCGGTGCCGGGCCGACTGGATGACGTTGATCGCGAGGTTGGTCGTGGTGGTGGTCAGAAATGCGGCCGGGTTCTCCACGATCGCGCGGTCGGTGCGCTGCCACCGCAGCCATGCCTCTTGGACCAGGTCTTCGGCGCCACAGGTCTCGCCGGTAACTCGGTAGGCGATACCGAACAGCCGCGCGCGGTGGGTGAGAAAGATGTCGAGTGCCAGGTCCAGTTCATCCGGTGTCGACATACCTCCACCCTGGAACCCACGTGGCCTCCGTCGCGCCACGCAACTACGTAGTCGAGTCCGTGGGCTGCACACCACGGACTGCGCGGGCCGGCTACGTACCGGGGATTAGCCCGATGCTGCCAGCGCACTCGGCAGCTCGCGGCGGGAGCCGATGCCGAGCTTCGTGTACACCTTGCGCAGGTGCCACTCCACGGTGTGCGGGCTGAGGAAGAGTTCCGCGCCGATTTTCGGGTTGGTCATTCCGGCGGCGGCCAACGCGGCGATCTGCGCCTCCTGCGGGGTCAGACTGGTCGTCGGCCCGGTTTCCCGGCTTCGCGCGTGCTCGCCGGTGGCCAGCAGTTCGCGCCGCGCCCGTTCGGCGAACGCCGTGGCCCCCATGCCATCGAACATCTCGTGTGCGGTCCGGAGCTGCTCCCGCGCCAGTGCCCGCCGGCGGTTCCGGCGCAGCCATTCGCCGTACAGCAGGTGGGTGCGGGCCACCTCGACGACCACGCGGTCGCGGGCAAGTTCCTCGATGGCCGCGCGGTACAGCGCGTCCGCCTCGTCACCGTCGGCGAGCAGGGCGCGACTGCGGGCGCTGACGCCACGGGCCCAGCCGGAACCGGCCGCGCGGGTCAGTTCAACCAGACGGTCCAGCGACGTCCGGGCCGCCACGAGCTCACCGCACCGCACCGCGGCCTCGACATGCTCGACCAACGACAGCCCGGTGAAGTTGTAGCCGTCGTGCTCGATGCCCGCCCGGGCCACCGCGAGTGCCTCGTCGTACCGAGCCAGGCCGTTGTACAGCACGCCCTGGATATAGCCGGCGACCCCCAGTAGCGAGACCTCGCCGTGTTGGGCAGCGCGGGCTTTGGCCTCCGCGATCGGGCCGGCAGCGGCATCTTCCTCACCACGCCACGCGGCCAGCACCAGCGAGGCGTAGGCGTGCGGGGTTTGTCCGGTGGCGGCGGAGATCGCGTCGGCCTCGTCGATCATGCGGGCCGCCGTGGCGAAGTCGCCATGGTGGATGTAGACGCCGCCCAGGTAGATCAGCGCCGGCGGCAACACGCTGAGCGCACCGACGTCACGGGCGAGACGCACCGCACGGGTGGCGAAGGTATCCCACGCGGGCAGATCCCACCCGTAGTGGATGAACGATTCCAGCGCGACGGGCACCAGCAGCAGCCATCGCATCGTCGCCTCGCGGCTGTGTAGTTGTTCCTGCGCAAAGGGTTCAAAGACCCGGCGCAACGCGGGCACACCGGTCTCATGACCGTCGGCCAACAGGGTGGCGACGCCGTCGAGCAGCAGGTCCGCGGCGCCGGAGTTCGACGGCGGAGCGCCGGAGGCCCGGGCAGCGACTGCCGCGGCCTTGGCCCCGGCCGGGCCGTGGACCCGGCCGGCGAAGACAGTCGCGCTGATCGCCTCCAGATAGGTTTCGCGGGCCAGTGGTGATCCGGCGGCCGCGAATTGTGCGGCGGCGTCGAGCAGTAACGGTGCCGCTTCGTCACTACGACTGCGGCCGAATAGGATTCGGGCTCGCAGTCGCGCCAGCCGGGCCTGGTCCAGCGGGTCGAGTGGGCACAGGCTGGCCAGGGTGGCCAACTCGGTGGCGCGATCCGGGGAGGCGGCCGAGAAATGTGCTTCGGCGGCCGCGACCGCCCGCCGTCCGCGCTGCCAGCGGTCCGGCGTCAGCTCGGTGGCGCGTTCCAGCAGGACCGCCTCGGCCGCCATCCCGCCGCGCTGGCGGGCCCGGGCCGCCGCGTGGACCAAGCCCGCCGCGACCTCCTCGTCTGGCCCGTCGGCCGCTTCTGCCGCATGCCAGGCGCAGCGGTCCGGATCGAGCACCGGGTCGGTGACGGCCGCCAGGGCCCGGTGCACCGCCCGGCGCTCCTCGGGATCTGCTTGCCGGTACACCGCCGAGCGCACCAGCGGGTGGCGGAATCGCACGGACTCGCCGAATTCGATCAGACCGGCCGCCTTGGCCGGCGCGGCATCGGGCGCGATGTCCATCGCCTCGGCCGCGCGAACCAGCAACCGGGCTTCCCCGATCGGCTCCGCGGCAGCGATCAACAGCAGTGTTCGGGTCGGCGCCGGCAGCATCCCGATCCGGCCGGCGAAGTCCTGTTCGACGCGACTCGACACCGATTCGCGGATCGCCGCCGTCCCCGCCTCCACGCCGTAGGCGAGTTCGGCGGCACTGCGGCCGCGGTAGAGCTCCAGCAGCGCGAGCGGATTGCCCGAGGTCTCGGCTACCAGCCGATTCCGTACGCGGTCCTCCAGCCGCCCCTCCACCGCGGCCTCCAGCAGCTCACCCGCCGCCGCTGGGTCGAGACCTCCGAGCCGCAGTTCTGGCAGATCCTTGAGCACCGCGTGACCCTCCGGATCGCGCACGGCGAACACCATCGCGACGGCCTCGGCCAGCAGCCGGCGCGCCACGAACTCCAGCGTCAGCACGGACACCTGGTCCAGCCATTGGGCGTCGTCGATGATGACCAGTACGGGCTTGGTCTCTGAGGCGCGGGTGAGCAGGGTCAACACCGCCAGGCCGACCAGGAACCGATCCGGCGGATCACCAGCGGCCAACCCGAAGGCAACCCGCAGCGCATCCCGCTGCGGCTCGGGTAGCGCATCGATCGTG from Mycobacterium sp. DL440 includes the following:
- a CDS encoding LuxR family transcriptional regulator, with amino-acid sequence MSVDTSGRLARPVETPRVEELERLDGTRQRLLGRQRECSILDDVITAVSGGRSAALVLRGEAGIGKTALLDHVGIHATRCRVVRVAGIEAEAELAFGGLHRLCAPFRKHFDRLPVPQRSALETAFGLSAGTPPDRFLVGLAVLSLLADVAAQRPVVCLVDDAHWLDRISAQTLSFVGRRLLAERVVLLFAVREPADGDVLRDLPALQIEGLGDHDARTLLARGCPGRVDDRVLDRILAESRGNPLALLELPRELTVAQLAVGPGRLDDQPLAGQIEKGFLRRLRSLSPEAQLLVLLAAADPVGDVALLRRAAVALDIDIVAASAEAQARDLLTVGTMVRFRHPLVRSAAYRSATTPQHRQVHRALAEATDPDHDPDRRTWHLASAASRPDEGVAAGLELAATRARARGGAAAAAAFLDRAAELTPDPRRRGSRSLAAAQAKSEAGEFGEALELLDAIRTLPLTKRECALAELVRGRSLFSFRSASAGLPALLGAAKQLEPLDSALATETYRDALYAALTAGRLADGVGVEQVAAAILAMRRPGDPARSDLLLEGVSRITVAGYGAGAPLVQRALAAYRTGELSSQEGLGWLPLACRLAHNTWEFEAWSTLSAKLVELAVDTGALAILPSAMLLRLSNRVYAGDLAASDALVAQAATLGEVTGSSFFAHYGAMVVEPWRGDETRTRQAIDLITSDPLLRGEGKALTATEWAAAVLYNGLGRYDEALAAARRGSVYPRELGLSTWSMVELVEAAARLGVPAEAAEAVRHIEDMAAVSGTDWVRGTAAYVGALVADGAVAEQLYRDAIELLERTDVRIITARAYLVYGEWLRGEQRQGEARQLLGRAYTLLSDMGANGFAERARRELAAAGAAPVNGPAVRRQASDGVSLTAQELQIARLAADGLTNPEIGAQLFISTHTVEWHLRKVFSKFGIRSRRDIAVKLEDSRRHNFGC
- a CDS encoding sigma factor: MSTPDELDLALDIFLTHRARLFGIAYRVTGETCGAEDLVQEAWLRWQRTDRAIVENPAAFLTTTTTNLAINVIQSARHRYEAPTASPLDYLAATVEDEPMLHTEQTAVVEEMLALLMARLTPGELAAYVLRRGFGYAYADIAALLRTRAATARQLVRRAQTRLDAGERTSAVLIAAHRRLATAFLHAARTGDRRDLEHLLAVDYASSRAA
- a CDS encoding LuxR family transcriptional regulator, yielding MSASPLPNLIGRQPECTQLTDLLSGLRRGESAVSVIRGEAGIGKSVLLEYVAAQASGMTVTTARGIEADMELAYAGLHQLCAPFLGTIDALPEPQRDALRVAFGLAAGDPPDRFLVGLAVLTLLTRASETKPVLVIIDDAQWLDQVSVLTLEFVARRLLAEAVAMVFAVRDPEGHAVLKDLPELRLGGLDPAAAGELLEAAVEGRLEDRVRNRLVAETSGNPLALLELYRGRSAAELAYGVEAGTAAIRESVSSRVEQDFAGRIGMLPAPTRTLLLIAAAEPIGEARLLVRAAEAMDIAPDAAPAKAAGLIEFGESVRFRHPLVRSAVYRQADPEERRAVHRALAAVTDPVLDPDRCAWHAAEAADGPDEEVAAGLVHAAARARQRGGMAAEAVLLERATELTPDRWQRGRRAVAAAEAHFSAASPDRATELATLASLCPLDPLDQARLARLRARILFGRSRSDEAAPLLLDAAAQFAAAGSPLARETYLEAISATVFAGRVHGPAGAKAAAVAARASGAPPSNSGAADLLLDGVATLLADGHETGVPALRRVFEPFAQEQLHSREATMRWLLLVPVALESFIHYGWDLPAWDTFATRAVRLARDVGALSVLPPALIYLGGVYIHHGDFATAARMIDEADAISAATGQTPHAYASLVLAAWRGEEDAAAGPIAEAKARAAQHGEVSLLGVAGYIQGVLYNGLARYDEALAVARAGIEHDGYNFTGLSLVEHVEAAVRCGELVAARTSLDRLVELTRAAGSGWARGVSARSRALLADGDEADALYRAAIEELARDRVVVEVARTHLLYGEWLRRNRRRALAREQLRTAHEMFDGMGATAFAERARRELLATGEHARSRETGPTTSLTPQEAQIAALAAAGMTNPKIGAELFLSPHTVEWHLRKVYTKLGIGSRRELPSALAASG